In Bacteroidota bacterium, one DNA window encodes the following:
- a CDS encoding DUF2231 domain-containing protein, with product MFGTEHLHPMLVHFPIVLIMVGFFADVLSLFFTKKEPCLSKFGFWLMILGTLAVVAGFLSGEFFTSNFGAETPQGLLKEKHELWAKITMWIMIFATALRVYLVIAKKDKSALKWVVFILFAVAAITVGYTGFMGGSLVFNYMIGI from the coding sequence ATGTTTGGTACAGAGCATTTACACCCTATGTTGGTGCATTTCCCGATAGTCCTTATTATGGTAGGATTTTTCGCGGATGTTTTAAGTTTATTTTTCACCAAGAAAGAGCCATGCCTTTCTAAGTTCGGGTTCTGGTTGATGATACTCGGTACACTTGCAGTAGTAGCGGGATTTCTATCAGGCGAATTTTTCACAAGCAATTTTGGAGCTGAAACACCTCAGGGATTGCTAAAAGAAAAACACGAGCTGTGGGCTAAAATCACCATGTGGATTATGATTTTTGCCACTGCACTCAGAGTCTATCTGGTGATTGCAAAAAAAGACAAAAGCGCACTGAAATGGGTGGTTTTTATTTTGTTTGCAGTAGCCGCCATTACGGTTGGATATACCGGATTTATGGGCGGAAGTTTGGTGTTTAATTATATGATAGGGATATAG